In Kiritimatiellaceae bacterium, the genomic window GTTTGACGGATGGAATTTTTTCGGCAATAGCAGAAGTGTCGCTGAGAACCATTCTTGAAACATCTCCCGCCTGCAACCGTACCCCCTGAACGCTGCGTGAAGCGGGGTGGATGTTCAGCAGATTAGACCCGAGACGGGCGAGCTGTTCTTTCACTGAAGCTTTGGCGCCGAGAGCCAGTGAAACCATCGCGATGACTGCGGCCACACCGATCAAAATGCCCAAAGCAGAAAGGAAGGTGCGCGCTTTGTTATTCCAAAGCGCCCGCAGACTTTGCCGGGTGAGGGCGGTGCCTTCGTGCACTACGGCCAGCCAGCTTCTTCTCTGTGCACTTGCGCGGAGAAGTTCCAGTACTTCTTCTTTTGCACCTTCATGAATCACCGGCGTTTCGTTGCGGCGGTCTTCCTGAATTTCTCCGTCGCGAATGGTGATGATGCGGTCGGCGTGTTCAGCTACTTCAATATCGTGTGTGACGAGAACCACGGTGAGTCCCTGCCGGTGCAGAGCGCGGAAAAGCGACATGATGTCTTTGGAGCTTTTGGAGTCGAGGTTGCCGGTCGGCTCGTCGGCCAGAATGATGGAAGGATTGTTGACCAGAGCGCGGGCGATGGCCACGCGCTGCTGCTGTCCGCCGGACAGCTCATTCGGGCGGTGGTGCATCCGGTCGCCGAGTCCGACGCGTTCGAGCATTTTCTGTCCGCGCAGTCCTTCCGAGGTTTTTCCGGAATAGAGCAGAGGCAGGTTGACGTTTTCAAGCGCTGAGGCGCGCTGAAGCAGGTTGAACTGCTGAAAGATGAAACCGATCGTGCGATTGCGCAACCGTGCGGTTTGCGTATCGGAAAGCTTGGTGACGTCTTGGCCGTCTATTTCGTACGTTCCGCTTTCGGGCCGGTCGAGCAGACCGATGGTGTGCATCAACGTGGATTTGCCGGAGCCGGAGGTGCCGATGATGGCAATGAATTCGCCGTGTTCAATGGTGAGCGAAACATTGCGCAGGGCGTGTACGGTGTACTCGCCCATCTGGTAGCTTTTGCAAATGCTGTTTAAGCGGAGCATGGCGATTATTGAGCTCCGGAGCGGCTGGGACTTCCCCCTTGCGAACGCGTCGGCGGTGAGCCGCCGCCTTGCGGGCGGGAGCCGGTTGATGATCCGCCGGGCATGAACGGGTTGGCCCCACTCCCTTTTTTGCGAACGACTTGCGGAATCAGAACTTCCTCGCCAGCCGCAAGGCCTTTGGTGATTTCGGTGAAAGCGTTTTGACTGAGGCCGGTTTTAACCGGACGAGACTCCGGCTCTTTGCCGTCTTTGGCGGGCAGGCGAACAAACGATTTTCCTTTTCGGTATTCAAGCGCGGCGGTCGGAACCGCCGGGACATCTTTATGTTCTTCCACCAGGAAAGTCAGCGTGGCGGTCATCCCGCTGCGGGCGAAGGCCGGCAGATTTTCCGGAGAGACGTCCACTTCGTACATCGTGACATTGCTGACCATTTTTGAATCGTAGGCGATGCGGCTGACGGAGCCTTCAAATGCGGCATCCGGATAGGCATCGAGCTGTACGTTCACATGCTGGCCGGGGAAAATCGCGCCAATATCGGTTTCGTCCACCTGTCCGACAATAATCAGCCGGTCGGCAATCACAATAACGGCATTAGCGGACGATACAGTTTGTCCGGGCTCCAGCGTGCGGACAATGACTGTGCCGCTGAGCGGGGCGACCAGCGGAGCGGCTTTGTAAACCTGCTCCCAGTATTTTACCTCGTCCTCGCCTTTGGCGCGGGCGGTGTCAAGCAGGGTGGCGCGCTCGGTTGAGCTGATCCATGCAACGATCTGACCTTTTTGAACCATGTCGCCTTCGTTCACGAGCAGTTCTTCGAGGCGGCCCGATATCGGTGATTTGACTTCCAGCCGGTTGTCCGGACGGATCTCGCCAGTACTTTCAACGACGCGGCGAAGTGTTTTCAGTTCCACTTTGGCAGGCACAAATTTTTGTGCTTCAGCGGCGCTGGCGGCCTTTTTTTTGTGCGCTGTGTAAAACCAGAATCCGCCACCAGCCAGTGAGAGCACGATAAAAACAAAAATGGTTTTCTTCATAATGGATCCTTGTTTTCAGGAGTCAGGGGTCAAGAGTCAGGAGTCAGTAAGAATTTCTCCGGTTCCTTGATCATGGCACCAAGCATCTTTCCTATTTCATGGTTCAACGCCGTCATGTCCGCATGTTCATCGATCGTGATATAGCCGCAATCACGGGCAAAATCCAGAGACGTGTCCGTTTCAGAATTCTCACCATCACAATCTGTAAGCTTGCTCACGAAATGTGCCGCATAGCGGCGCTTGGCCCACGCTTCTCTTAAATTCATTGGAACCGAGCGCGATGACCGGCGTCCCTGACTGATCAGCGCATACCGCTCTTCTGCAGGAAAACGCTTGCTGACTTCAAAGAAGATCATGGCCAGCCGATAGGACTTCTTGTACACCTCCAGCTCTTTGATGTTCTGCACAGCCATGGCTTTACTTTCCAGTCTCTGACTCCTGACCCCTGTTACCTGATCCCTGAAATTCCCATCGCGTTCTGCCAGGCGGCTTCCGCCTGATCGGCCGCCCGCCGGCTCGACAGCCAGCTGCGCTGGGCCGTGATTAAAGAATTTTCAATCGTATCCCAGTCCTGAAAGCTGATCAGCCCCTGCTGGTACTGCGCTCTTGCCACCGTTGCCCGCATATCCGCCGCATCCAACTGTGCTTTCTGCACACTCAGGGCGGCGTAACGGTCGCGGTAGGTGTTGATCGCGGTCTGCAGATTATTCAGCAGAGTCAGTATCGTATTCTCAGCATCCAGTTTTGACTGCTCGCGTTTCAGGCCGGAAATGATGATGTCCTGCGAAAGCTTTCCGCCGGTAAAGAGCGGCAGGGAAACGGCGATGCCGGTCTGCCAGCTTTTGTTTTTAATCTCCGTTTCACCGGAGCCGTTCAGGCTGGCGGAGGCCGTGACCTGCGGAAAGCGGGCGCTGCGTGTGATGATAAAGCCCTGTTCAGCGGCTTTCATGTTGGCTTCAGCTGAATGATACGACGGCGTCTGCCGCGCCAGTTCATCCAGCGACACTCCTGTCGGCGGCGGGTTTGTGCTTAACTCTCCGGCGACCGCGAAATCAGAAAACTTAGTTTGCTTCATCAGGCCTGCCAGACGGCGGCGGGCCAGTTCCAGCGCCCGCTCCGTTTCTCCGACACTGTAAAGCGCGTCCGCGAGCTGTGCCTGTTTCAGCATCAGCGAACCTTTGTTTTCGCGGCCGCCTTGATAGCGCATTTCAACCAGCCGCACACTGTCAGCGCGACGCGACGCGATATTTTTCACCAGATCGAGCAGTTCCTGTGCGTAGAGCTGATCTGAAAAAGCTTTGCGCAAGGCATACTCAACATTCGAGCGGGTTTGATCGAAGTTGGCTTTTTCGGCGTAAAGTTCCGCCTCGGTTTTAGTCACCCGGGCGCGGTTGCCGAACCCGTCAAAGATCGTATAGCTGGCGTTAAGTGAAGCCGACAGACTGTCGGTGTTGTTCCAGCCGTCGGAACTCTCCGGCTTGCTTCCGCCGACTGACCGGCCTGCTTTGGCAGTTAAGTCGGGATAATAAACCGATTGCTGCGACTTGAGCGCGGCTTCCGCCTCTTTCAGTTTTAACCGGCCGACTCCGAGATCAATATTGTTCTCCACGGTCCGACTGAAACAGTCCTGCCAGGTCAGTGCATCATCGGCATAGAGCGCACCCGCCAGTAAAAGCAGGGCCGCTACCACAGGGAAACGATGGAACTTTGGCAACATGGGTGCAGACTATAACGCCTGACCTTGGGGAAATACCGGAAAAATCTTATACTTTTTTCGGCGGGGCTTCCTTGCCGAGTTTTGTGAGGACGGCTTTGAGGTCGGCCCACGCTTCGCCTTTTTTCCCGGGCGAGCGGAGCAGGTAGGCGGGATGGTAGGTCGGCATGAGGTCGATGCCTTCGTACCGGCACCACGTTCCGCGGAATTTGGTGATGGCGACATCTTCCTGAAGCAGTCCCTGAACGGCGGTTTTGCCGAGCGCGACGATGATTTTTGGTTTGATGAGCGCGATCTGCGCTTTGAGATACGGAACGCAGGCGTTCATTTCTTCCGGCAGCGGAACGCGGTTGCCGGGAGGGCGGCATTTGACGATGTTGGCGATAAAAACCTCGGAACGTTTGTAGCCCATCGCCTCAATCATTTTGTCGAGCAGCTGGCCCGCCGCGCCGACGAACGGTCGGCCTTGATCGTCTTCGTCCGCGCCGGGGCCTTCGCCGACGAACAGTATGTCGGGCCGGTTCGGGTTGCCTTCGCCGGGCACCGTATTTTTGCGCGAGGCCTGAAGCGGGCAGGCGGAGCAGACGCGGATTTGCCCGGCGATTTCGTCGAGTGTTTTTCCGGTGACGCGAAGACTGCTTTGCGGAGTTGCTGTTGCGACCGGAACGGGACGCGGCGCAGAATTCGGGACTGACCCCTGACTCCTGTTCCCTGACTCCTGACCCCTGACCCCTGACTTCTGACTTCTGATTGCGGCCAGTGTTTCCGGCGAAACGTCCAGCGTTTGGAAGCCTTCCTCTTTTTTATATTCAAGGAAGTCCTGAAGGTTGTTCGCAAACTGTCTGATATCGGCCATTGCGGTTTTATGGATACCGGAATTTGTCCGGCGGCGGAAGTTTTTTGCGCGGACGTTTCTTCAAAGCGTCAGTCCGGCGGCGAGAAGTACGCCGAAGACCAGATAGAGCGCGGCGGTTTTTTGCGGCGCGTCGGCCAGATCGAGATTCAGTTCTGAAGCGGTGAACACGCGGTATATCTGCTTCACCGCGAGCGGCAGACTCAGCCACGGCAGAACGGTTCCGGCGGCACTCGTTGCGCAAAAAGCGATGACGACGAAAACGACGTACAGTTTTTTTGTCCGCTCCGCACCGAGTCGCATCGGAAGCGTTTTAAACCCCGCCTGCTTATCCATCTGGATGTCGCGCAGATTATTCACCAGCAGAATGGCGGTCACCAGACAGCCGCAGGAAAGCGCGGGCCAGAACGCGTCAGCGGTCACGGTTCCAGCGGCGGCGTAAAACGCGCCGTAGAAAAGCAACGGCCCCATCAGAATAAAAACGAACGGTTCGCCGAGTCCTTTGTATTTATAGCCTTTGCGGTGCGAATAAAACCACGCGCCCGTCAGTCCGGCGACACCCATGAACAGCAACGGCCAGCCGCATGCCGCCGCGAGCAGAAGACCCGCCGCCGCGCCGGTGAAAAGATAGAATCGGCCCCAGCGAAGCATGTATTCCGGCTTAACGACGCCTCCCGTCAGCAGTCCGCTTGAACCGCGCGCTTCAGCGGTGTCGAAGCCGAGCACGAAATCGTAGTAGTCGTTCAGCAGATTGACTCCGGCGTGCAGCAGCAGCGCGCAGTAAAGCATCAGCGGAAACATCATCCACACTACCGGCAGTCCTTGGGCGCGGGCCGACAGAAAAGCGCAGACCACCGGAATGATGGTGGCGGTAAACGAATAGGCGCGCAGTGCGCGCCACCAGATTCTAAACGTTATGCCAGTATTCGTCATACCTGCACCTTTGCCGTGATAAAGAATGTGACCAGCGAATGAATAAAATCTACGAATCAGAAAGCTGACGATGAGAACTGTTCATTCGTAGATTTCATATATTCGCTGGAGAAATCTCTTTTTCGGTTTTGTGAGTTAGCTTTCTGATTACGTTTATTTTCTGGAAATCATAAAATCAAGCGACCAGCGTCCGGCGCCTTTCAGCAGGAACAGCAGGGCGGGGAAAAAGTAGAGCCACGCCATTTCCTGCTTGGCAAACGGCTGGCCGTGGAGCGCGCCGAAAATGGCGACGCTCATGGTGCAGAGAATCATAAACGCCGCCGGACGGGTCAGCAGGCCGAGCGCCAGAAACGCCGCGCCGAAACTTTCCGCGAACGCGGCTAGAAACGCCATGACATGCGGCGCAGGTACGCCGAGGCT contains:
- a CDS encoding ATP-binding cassette domain-containing protein, whose product is MLRLNSICKSYQMGEYTVHALRNVSLTIEHGEFIAIIGTSGSGKSTLMHTIGLLDRPESGTYEIDGQDVTKLSDTQTARLRNRTIGFIFQQFNLLQRASALENVNLPLLYSGKTSEGLRGQKMLERVGLGDRMHHRPNELSGGQQQRVAIARALVNNPSIILADEPTGNLDSKSSKDIMSLFRALHRQGLTVVLVTHDIEVAEHADRIITIRDGEIQEDRRNETPVIHEGAKEEVLELLRASAQRRSWLAVVHEGTALTRQSLRALWNNKARTFLSALGILIGVAAVIAMVSLALGAKASVKEQLARLGSNLLNIHPASRSVQGVRLQAGDVSRMVLSDTSAIAEKIPSVKRAAASVRGNVQLQYGSKNWATSVSGVSPDYAPMRSEVPTLGRYITDDDILNRAQVAVIGMTPLRNLFGENENPIGKTIRVNRRSYEIIGVLPERGSSAFGDQDDTVRIPITTAMYRLLGKRYIDNIDAEIDTVENIPQAQDDIQTLMATRHGKNPSENPFDIRNMAEIQAALGSTTKIMSILLASIAGISLIVGGIGIMNIMLVSVTERTREIGLRKAIGARRQDIMAQFLIEALAISLLGGLSGLALGVGLSLGMAKGAGWPMEISNLSIIVAFGFSVFIGIFFGLWPAMKASKLDSIEALRYE
- a CDS encoding HlyD family efflux transporter periplasmic adaptor subunit; amino-acid sequence: MKKTIFVFIVLSLAGGGFWFYTAHKKKAASAAEAQKFVPAKVELKTLRRVVESTGEIRPDNRLEVKSPISGRLEELLVNEGDMVQKGQIVAWISSTERATLLDTARAKGEDEVKYWEQVYKAAPLVAPLSGTVIVRTLEPGQTVSSANAVIVIADRLIIVGQVDETDIGAIFPGQHVNVQLDAYPDAAFEGSVSRIAYDSKMVSNVTMYEVDVSPENLPAFARSGMTATLTFLVEEHKDVPAVPTAALEYRKGKSFVRLPAKDGKEPESRPVKTGLSQNAFTEITKGLAAGEEVLIPQVVRKKGSGANPFMPGGSSTGSRPQGGGSPPTRSQGGSPSRSGAQ
- a CDS encoding four helix bundle protein, translated to MAVQNIKELEVYKKSYRLAMIFFEVSKRFPAEERYALISQGRRSSRSVPMNLREAWAKRRYAAHFVSKLTDCDGENSETDTSLDFARDCGYITIDEHADMTALNHEIGKMLGAMIKEPEKFLLTPDS
- a CDS encoding TolC family protein, whose protein sequence is MLPKFHRFPVVAALLLLAGALYADDALTWQDCFSRTVENNIDLGVGRLKLKEAEAALKSQQSVYYPDLTAKAGRSVGGSKPESSDGWNNTDSLSASLNASYTIFDGFGNRARVTKTEAELYAEKANFDQTRSNVEYALRKAFSDQLYAQELLDLVKNIASRRADSVRLVEMRYQGGRENKGSLMLKQAQLADALYSVGETERALELARRRLAGLMKQTKFSDFAVAGELSTNPPPTGVSLDELARQTPSYHSAEANMKAAEQGFIITRSARFPQVTASASLNGSGETEIKNKSWQTGIAVSLPLFTGGKLSQDIIISGLKREQSKLDAENTILTLLNNLQTAINTYRDRYAALSVQKAQLDAADMRATVARAQYQQGLISFQDWDTIENSLITAQRSWLSSRRAADQAEAAWQNAMGISGIR
- a CDS encoding uracil-DNA glycosylase, coding for MADIRQFANNLQDFLEYKKEEGFQTLDVSPETLAAIRSQKSGVRGQESGNRSQGSVPNSAPRPVPVATATPQSSLRVTGKTLDEIAGQIRVCSACPLQASRKNTVPGEGNPNRPDILFVGEGPGADEDDQGRPFVGAAGQLLDKMIEAMGYKRSEVFIANIVKCRPPGNRVPLPEEMNACVPYLKAQIALIKPKIIVALGKTAVQGLLQEDVAITKFRGTWCRYEGIDLMPTYHPAYLLRSPGKKGEAWADLKAVLTKLGKEAPPKKV
- the menA gene encoding 1,4-dihydroxy-2-naphthoate octaprenyltransferase, encoding MTNTGITFRIWWRALRAYSFTATIIPVVCAFLSARAQGLPVVWMMFPLMLYCALLLHAGVNLLNDYYDFVLGFDTAEARGSSGLLTGGVVKPEYMLRWGRFYLFTGAAAGLLLAAACGWPLLFMGVAGLTGAWFYSHRKGYKYKGLGEPFVFILMGPLLFYGAFYAAAGTVTADAFWPALSCGCLVTAILLVNNLRDIQMDKQAGFKTLPMRLGAERTKKLYVVFVVIAFCATSAAGTVLPWLSLPLAVKQIYRVFTASELNLDLADAPQKTAALYLVFGVLLAAGLTL
- a CDS encoding DoxX family protein, whose product is MIKKLLFGTTPDACAGIFLLRVFTGTAMMTHGITKLVGGMDQFTGFVASLGVPAPHVMAFLAAFAESFGAAFLALGLLTRPAAFMILCTMSVAIFGALHGQPFAKQEMAWLYFFPALLFLLKGAGRWSLDFMISRK